In Halobaculum sp. XH14, a single genomic region encodes these proteins:
- a CDS encoding DUF7504 family protein, with protein MNGQRADAGPVESLGGSGSRTTGADPSLGEALDALDDGCRLLVTGDVPTDAHRVAAARYFGDPSYPRRRVLGLTHDAPRPDAWFPGGVTAAEDGAAVVRMDDPLRDPAAASGSPAGDRGVPPDGDGTFRSRFLDAIATVADAEDGDAVGENGSEERGRDDGMRLRVCLFRVDGIRAALGEAAAGALLRDVTSAVGKRDGMAQFHLPRRSAADGEGDVRSDPVVDAVVTQLADRLDVVVELRLRDRAVVPDERWHIDGWGSTGWHPLG; from the coding sequence ATGAACGGACAACGGGCCGACGCCGGGCCCGTCGAATCGCTCGGTGGGTCCGGGAGCCGGACGACGGGAGCCGACCCCTCGCTGGGGGAGGCGCTCGACGCGCTCGATGACGGCTGTCGCCTGCTGGTCACGGGCGACGTGCCGACCGACGCACATCGGGTGGCGGCCGCGCGGTACTTCGGCGACCCGTCGTACCCGCGCCGGCGGGTGCTCGGGCTGACCCACGACGCGCCGCGCCCGGACGCGTGGTTCCCCGGCGGGGTCACCGCGGCCGAGGACGGCGCTGCGGTCGTCCGGATGGACGACCCCCTCCGCGACCCGGCCGCCGCCTCCGGGTCCCCGGCCGGCGACCGGGGAGTCCCGCCTGACGGTGACGGAACGTTTCGCTCGCGGTTTCTGGACGCGATCGCGACCGTGGCCGACGCGGAGGACGGCGACGCGGTCGGCGAAAACGGGAGCGAGGAACGCGGTCGGGACGACGGGATGCGGCTTCGCGTCTGCCTGTTCCGCGTCGACGGCATCCGTGCGGCGCTGGGCGAGGCGGCGGCGGGCGCGCTGCTGCGGGACGTCACGTCCGCGGTCGGGAAGCGGGACGGCATGGCGCAGTTCCACCTGCCCCGACGGTCGGCAGCCGACGGTGAGGGTGACGTCCGCTCGGACCCGGTCGTCGACGCCGTCGTGACCCAGCTCGCCGACCGGCTGGACGTCGTCGTGGAGCTCAGGCTCCGGGACCGCGCGGTCGTCCCCGACGAGCGCTGGCACATCGACGGGTGGGGATCGACCGGCTGGCATCCGCTCGGGTGA
- a CDS encoding CDP-alcohol phosphatidyltransferase family protein — MTLDRFRHVADRGLSPFVRVADALGLSPDAVSVVAFGCAIAAGVAFGVAEPPWYVAGSLLVFLNGWLDLVDGALAREQGVASSGGDLLDHVLDRYADIAVLVGLAAGVGRYGLGLAAVTGVLMTSYLGTQIQAVGIGREYGGLLGRADRLALVGLAGVVAAVVPGPLVAGLGVVSLLLVLFAVVGHLTALQRFWGAWSDIE; from the coding sequence ATGACGCTGGACCGGTTCCGCCACGTCGCCGACCGCGGGCTCTCCCCGTTCGTCCGGGTCGCCGACGCGCTCGGCCTCTCGCCCGACGCCGTGAGCGTCGTCGCCTTCGGCTGTGCGATCGCCGCCGGCGTCGCTTTCGGCGTCGCCGAGCCGCCGTGGTACGTCGCCGGATCGCTGCTCGTCTTCCTCAACGGCTGGCTCGACCTCGTGGACGGCGCGCTCGCGCGCGAGCAGGGCGTCGCATCCTCGGGGGGCGACCTGCTCGATCACGTGCTGGACCGCTACGCCGACATCGCCGTCCTGGTCGGGCTCGCGGCCGGCGTCGGCAGATACGGGCTCGGGCTCGCCGCGGTGACGGGCGTGCTGATGACCTCGTATCTCGGCACGCAGATCCAGGCGGTCGGCATCGGCCGGGAGTACGGCGGCCTGCTCGGCCGGGCGGATCGGCTGGCGCTCGTGGGCCTCGCCGGCGTCGTCGCCGCGGTGGTTCCCGGGCCGCTCGTGGCGGGCCTCGGCGTCGTTTCGCTGCTGCTGGTGCTGTTCGCGGTCGTCGGACACCTGACCGCGCTCCAGCGATTCTGGGGCGCGTGGTCGGACATCGAGTGA
- a CDS encoding adenylate kinase family protein codes for MRLAVTGTPGTGKTSATAALDREVVHLNDVVREAGLWSERDGERDTLVVDLDACREHLGDWDGVLESHLAHRFEANRVAVLRCRPDELERRLRERGEPEAKAAENRESEALDVVLGEAVAEHGADAVYEIDTTDRTPEAVAAELAAVAAGERDPSAGEVDFLEYR; via the coding sequence GTGAGGCTCGCGGTCACCGGGACGCCCGGGACGGGAAAGACGAGCGCGACGGCGGCGCTCGACCGCGAGGTCGTCCACCTGAACGACGTCGTCCGCGAGGCGGGCCTCTGGAGCGAGCGCGACGGGGAGCGCGACACGCTCGTCGTGGACCTCGACGCCTGCCGGGAGCACCTCGGCGACTGGGACGGCGTACTGGAGTCGCACCTCGCACACCGGTTCGAGGCCAACCGGGTGGCGGTCCTCCGGTGCCGACCGGACGAACTCGAACGGCGGCTCCGCGAGCGCGGCGAACCCGAGGCGAAGGCCGCGGAGAACCGCGAGAGCGAGGCGCTCGACGTCGTGCTCGGCGAGGCCGTCGCGGAGCACGGCGCGGACGCGGTGTACGAGATCGACACGACCGACCGGACGCCCGAGGCGGTCGCCGCCGAACTGGCCGCCGTCGCTGCCGGCGAGCGCGACCCCTCCGCGGGCGAGGTTGACTTCCTGGAGTACCGATGA
- the hisC gene encoding histidinol-phosphate transaminase, with protein MRPRDLSANAPYDPGRGVEEVARELGLDPDDLVKLSSNENPHGPSPKAVEAIREAAGEAGVYPTAAHADLTEKLADRRGVDPEQVWVTPGADGALDYLSRAMLEPDDRVLAPEPGFSYYGMSARYHHGTVGTYPLSKSDGFAQTADGVLDAYDGERMIHVTTPHNPTGSELPREELLALLDGVADHTLVVVDEAYVEFSESASAIDLLAGHENLAVTRTFSKAYGLAGLRIGYAVVPPEWADAFARVNTPFAASAVALAAADAALDDGEHVERSVESARWAREHITENLEARTYDSAANFVLADVGDGTAVAEAAKERGVIVRDTSSFGLPGCIRVSCGTESETRRAVETLNEVVAEVDAAADLEAEA; from the coding sequence ATGCGACCGCGAGACCTCTCCGCGAACGCCCCCTACGACCCGGGGCGGGGCGTCGAGGAGGTCGCCAGGGAGCTCGGGCTCGACCCCGACGACCTGGTGAAGCTCTCCTCGAACGAGAACCCCCACGGTCCCTCGCCGAAGGCCGTCGAGGCCATCCGCGAGGCGGCCGGCGAGGCCGGCGTCTACCCGACGGCCGCCCACGCGGACCTCACCGAGAAACTGGCGGACCGGCGCGGTGTCGACCCGGAACAGGTGTGGGTGACCCCCGGCGCGGACGGCGCGCTGGACTACCTCTCCCGCGCGATGCTCGAACCCGACGACCGGGTGCTCGCGCCCGAACCCGGCTTCTCGTACTACGGGATGAGCGCGCGCTACCACCACGGGACCGTCGGCACGTACCCGCTCTCGAAGTCCGACGGGTTCGCCCAGACCGCCGACGGCGTGCTCGACGCCTACGACGGCGAGCGGATGATCCACGTCACGACGCCGCACAACCCGACCGGCTCGGAACTCCCGCGCGAGGAGTTGCTCGCGCTGCTCGACGGCGTCGCGGACCACACGCTCGTCGTCGTCGACGAGGCGTACGTCGAGTTCTCCGAGTCCGCCTCGGCGATCGATCTGCTCGCCGGGCACGAGAACCTCGCGGTCACCCGGACGTTCTCGAAGGCGTACGGCCTCGCGGGACTGCGGATCGGCTACGCCGTGGTGCCCCCGGAGTGGGCCGACGCGTTCGCACGCGTGAACACTCCCTTCGCGGCCAGTGCCGTCGCGCTGGCGGCGGCCGACGCCGCGCTGGACGACGGCGAGCACGTCGAGCGGTCCGTCGAGTCGGCCCGGTGGGCGCGCGAGCACATCACGGAGAACCTCGAGGCACGCACCTACGACAGCGCGGCCAACTTCGTCCTCGCCGACGTCGGCGACGGAACGGCGGTCGCGGAGGCCGCCAAGGAGCGGGGCGTCATCGTCCGCGACACGTCATCGTTCGGCCTGCCGGGGTGCATCCGGGTGTCCTGCGGGACCGAGTCGGAGACGAGGCGGGCGGTCGAGACGCTCAACGAGGTCGTCGCCGAGGTCGACGCGGCGGCCGACCTGGAGGCGGAAGCGTGA
- the hflX gene encoding GTPase HflX produces the protein MQAGEPLRDGRAVVAARDDDAVPNTDEIRRLAEAAGCEVVAAVTQNRREDSTYGLGRGKAEELAAVAGDVDADLVVFDGTLDPGQYGSLVELLPDETALVDRYRLVLEIFAEGAGNRVANLQVERARLEYELPRLRQTTERSLLNEATEKGSPVLDLERRIDAIDGKLADARTEAADRRAERREEGFDLVALAGYTNAGKSTLLHRLSDDLSIEGGEPEHGDVVGTAEVADRLFETLETTTRRATLGGRRTLVTDTVGLVDDLPHDLVSSFSTTLGEVADADAVLAVVDASADTESLQRRLSVTTEVLAAEARGPIIPVLNKVDRLDDDALAERRDLVRRSALQTREPVAVSALAGGGIDELLAALADALPTEHVEFAVPNCSDAQPLLSWLHERGDVTVKYDGDLVRVAFVGKPSVVAEAERRAADVGGSGGVDG, from the coding sequence ATGCAAGCAGGAGAACCACTGCGGGACGGACGCGCGGTAGTCGCCGCCCGCGACGACGACGCGGTACCGAACACTGACGAGATTCGCCGACTCGCCGAGGCCGCCGGCTGTGAGGTGGTCGCGGCGGTGACACAGAACCGACGGGAGGACAGCACGTACGGCCTCGGCCGCGGGAAGGCCGAGGAACTGGCGGCCGTCGCGGGCGACGTCGACGCCGACCTCGTCGTCTTCGACGGGACGCTCGACCCCGGCCAGTACGGCTCGCTCGTCGAACTCCTCCCCGACGAGACGGCGCTGGTCGACCGCTACCGGCTCGTCCTCGAAATCTTCGCCGAGGGTGCCGGAAACCGGGTCGCGAACCTCCAGGTCGAACGAGCGAGACTGGAGTACGAGCTTCCGCGGCTCCGACAGACGACCGAACGGTCGCTGCTCAACGAGGCGACCGAGAAGGGGTCGCCGGTGCTAGACCTGGAACGGCGCATCGACGCCATCGACGGGAAACTCGCGGACGCACGGACCGAGGCCGCGGACCGCCGAGCGGAACGCCGCGAGGAGGGGTTCGACCTCGTCGCGCTCGCGGGCTACACGAACGCCGGGAAGTCGACGCTGCTCCACCGGCTCTCCGACGACCTCTCGATCGAAGGCGGCGAGCCGGAACACGGCGACGTCGTGGGTACCGCCGAGGTGGCGGACCGACTGTTCGAGACGCTCGAGACGACGACCCGGCGCGCGACCCTCGGCGGGCGACGGACGCTCGTCACCGACACGGTCGGCCTCGTGGACGACCTCCCGCACGACCTCGTGAGCTCCTTTTCGACGACGCTCGGCGAGGTCGCCGACGCGGACGCGGTGCTCGCCGTGGTCGACGCGAGCGCGGATACAGAGTCGCTGCAGCGACGGCTCTCGGTGACGACGGAGGTGCTCGCCGCGGAGGCACGGGGACCGATCATTCCGGTCCTCAACAAGGTCGACCGACTCGACGACGACGCGCTGGCTGAGCGCCGCGACCTCGTACGCCGGTCGGCACTCCAGACCCGGGAGCCGGTCGCGGTGAGCGCGCTAGCTGGAGGGGGGATCGACGAACTGCTGGCGGCTCTGGCGGACGCGCTGCCGACCGAACACGTCGAGTTCGCGGTTCCGAACTGCAGCGACGCACAGCCGCTGCTGTCGTGGCTCCACGAGCGCGGCGACGTGACGGTGAAATACGACGGGGACCTCGTTCGCGTCGCCTTCGTCGGAAAGCCGTCCGTCGTGGCGGAGGCCGAACGACGAGCCGCGGACGTGGGCGGCTCCGGCGGGGTGGATGGGTAA
- a CDS encoding helicase HerA domain-containing protein gives MSEETITVADVSEGVGGESDLAAGTPISLPVVEILTGRGFITGKSGSGKSNTASVVIENLLSNNFPVLIVDSDGEYYGLKQEFEILHAGADEECDIQVSEEHAGKLASLALEQNVPIILDVSGYLDEDEASAIIKETARQLFAKEKKLKKPFLMLVEECHEYIPEGAGMDETGKTLIKIGKRGRKHGLGIVGISQRPADVKKDFITQCDWLCWHRLTWDNDTKVVSRILGSDYGEAIEDMDDGEAFMMTDWAESIRRVQFHRKRTFDAGATPGLEDFERPDLKSVSGDLVSELQGITDERERRESEIADLRRELDKKRQRITQLERELEEAKDMSSMADTFAQALLRKAEAPYRGGGGRNLTREAADAERGRVADDGGAGGEQRTLSTADGETHAADGTGAAGETRDVDGNVRTADGEPTVEEVASGVAPNGDSSTRHRSNGSGADTSADGAASTVEANDTAVEAATPEAVPPTEGVDIADARSRSGFDRHAELASFAEGTELRRREAVVEGFARAVRSLDDVTRAMLAYYRGTGRATAEEAHLASGGSGDRRFAYSRNKTLRRAGVIEHRSRGEYAYALPDLVDRVYGDNVDGQELTEVVAEIENRAGLTSAE, from the coding sequence ATGAGCGAGGAGACCATCACCGTCGCCGACGTGAGCGAGGGCGTCGGCGGCGAGTCGGACCTCGCGGCCGGCACCCCCATCTCGCTTCCGGTCGTCGAGATCCTCACCGGGCGCGGGTTCATCACCGGGAAGTCCGGGAGCGGGAAGTCCAACACGGCGTCGGTCGTCATCGAGAACCTCCTGTCGAACAACTTCCCGGTGCTCATCGTCGACTCGGACGGCGAGTACTACGGGCTGAAACAGGAGTTCGAGATCCTCCACGCCGGCGCGGACGAGGAGTGCGACATCCAGGTGTCCGAGGAGCACGCGGGGAAACTCGCGAGCCTCGCGCTCGAACAGAACGTCCCCATCATCCTCGACGTGTCGGGCTATCTCGACGAGGACGAGGCGTCGGCCATCATCAAGGAGACCGCCAGACAGCTGTTCGCCAAGGAGAAGAAGCTGAAGAAGCCGTTCCTCATGCTGGTCGAGGAGTGCCACGAGTACATCCCGGAGGGCGCCGGGATGGACGAGACCGGCAAGACGCTCATCAAGATCGGCAAGCGCGGGCGGAAACACGGCCTCGGCATCGTCGGCATCTCCCAGCGACCGGCCGACGTGAAGAAGGACTTCATCACCCAGTGCGACTGGCTCTGCTGGCACCGGCTTACCTGGGACAACGACACGAAGGTCGTCTCCAGGATTCTGGGGAGCGACTACGGCGAGGCCATCGAGGACATGGACGACGGCGAGGCGTTCATGATGACCGACTGGGCCGAGTCGATCCGTCGGGTGCAGTTCCACCGGAAGCGGACCTTCGACGCCGGCGCGACTCCCGGGCTGGAGGACTTCGAACGGCCCGACCTCAAGTCCGTCTCGGGCGACCTGGTCTCGGAACTCCAGGGCATCACGGACGAGCGCGAACGGCGCGAGTCCGAGATCGCCGATCTCAGACGGGAACTCGACAAGAAGCGCCAGCGGATCACCCAGCTCGAACGCGAACTGGAGGAGGCCAAGGACATGTCCTCGATGGCCGATACGTTCGCACAGGCGCTGCTCCGGAAGGCCGAGGCCCCGTATCGCGGCGGCGGCGGTCGAAACCTCACACGCGAGGCCGCGGACGCGGAACGCGGGCGCGTCGCCGACGACGGTGGAGCGGGCGGCGAGCAGCGAACGCTCTCGACAGCCGACGGCGAGACGCACGCCGCCGACGGGACGGGTGCTGCCGGCGAAACACGCGACGTCGACGGGAACGTCAGGACAGCGGACGGCGAGCCGACGGTGGAGGAGGTCGCAAGCGGCGTCGCACCGAACGGGGACTCGTCGACCCGGCACCGCTCGAACGGGAGCGGCGCGGACACGAGCGCGGACGGGGCTGCTTCGACCGTCGAGGCGAACGACACCGCGGTCGAAGCCGCGACGCCGGAGGCGGTTCCCCCCACCGAGGGGGTCGACATCGCGGACGCCCGGTCCCGGTCCGGGTTCGACCGGCACGCCGAACTCGCCTCCTTCGCGGAGGGGACCGAACTCCGGCGTCGGGAGGCGGTCGTCGAGGGGTTCGCACGCGCGGTCCGCTCGCTCGACGACGTGACGCGGGCGATGCTCGCCTACTACCGGGGGACCGGCCGTGCGACGGCCGAGGAGGCCCACCTCGCCTCGGGCGGGTCGGGCGACCGGCGCTTCGCGTACAGTCGCAACAAGACCCTCCGACGGGCGGGCGTGATCGAACATCGGTCCCGCGGCGAGTACGCGTACGCCCTGCCAGATCTCGTCGACCGGGTGTACGGCGACAACGTCGACGGGCAGGAACTGACCGAGGTCGTCGCGGAGATCGAGAACCGGGCCGGACTCACGAGCGCGGAATGA
- the dinB gene encoding DNA polymerase IV — translation MEGTLPGAPTDDGGERVVLHVDMDCFYASCERLREPQLRGEPVVVGMGYEAGETIGAVATSSYEAREFGVESAQPISGALERLPRMANADADDPDAPDPAEAGYYRPVDMEFYKRVAAAVKEVLHDCAETVREVSIDEAYLDVTERTAWIDAPDGDRTLAEGFARHVKDRIEREAGVVASVGVAPNMATAKIASDFDKPDGLTVVAPGEIESFLAPLPVEDIHGVGPVTARTLADAGIGTAGDLADADPSDLTDRFGERGRELYDRARGRDDREVTPTGRPKSLSRESAVSERTDDDEEKAEVVRALAADVAERARSRDAMYRTIGIKAVTTPYDVNTRAESLSGPVDDPELVREVALDLLSEFDGETVRKLGVRVSNLSFGAGEQATLGGYEGGETDETVEAGRSGESGEPGDSTPGSPDGDRREDRGGGSADPTLDDWAEEAGVVDPDVDADPGERERRRRSPNGQVSLGEFE, via the coding sequence ATGGAGGGGACGCTTCCCGGGGCGCCGACCGACGACGGCGGGGAGCGCGTCGTGTTGCACGTGGACATGGACTGCTTTTACGCCTCGTGCGAACGGCTCCGCGAGCCCCAGCTTCGCGGCGAGCCGGTGGTCGTGGGGATGGGCTACGAGGCCGGCGAGACGATCGGCGCCGTCGCCACCTCGAGCTACGAGGCGCGCGAGTTCGGCGTCGAGTCGGCCCAGCCCATCTCGGGCGCGCTGGAGCGACTCCCCCGCATGGCGAACGCCGACGCCGACGACCCCGACGCGCCCGACCCGGCGGAGGCGGGCTACTACCGCCCCGTGGACATGGAGTTCTACAAGCGGGTCGCCGCGGCGGTGAAGGAGGTCCTGCACGACTGCGCGGAGACGGTTCGGGAGGTCAGCATCGACGAGGCGTACCTCGACGTGACCGAGCGAACCGCCTGGATCGACGCGCCGGACGGCGACCGGACGCTGGCCGAGGGGTTCGCACGGCACGTGAAGGACCGCATCGAGCGCGAGGCGGGCGTGGTCGCCAGCGTCGGCGTCGCGCCGAACATGGCGACAGCGAAGATCGCCTCGGACTTCGACAAGCCCGACGGCCTGACGGTCGTCGCACCGGGCGAGATCGAGTCGTTCCTCGCCCCGCTTCCGGTCGAGGACATCCACGGCGTCGGCCCGGTGACCGCCCGGACGCTCGCGGACGCGGGCATCGGGACCGCGGGCGACCTCGCCGACGCCGACCCGTCGGACCTGACCGATCGCTTCGGCGAGCGCGGGCGGGAACTGTACGACCGCGCCCGCGGCCGCGACGACCGGGAGGTGACGCCGACGGGCCGTCCCAAGAGCCTCTCGCGCGAGTCGGCGGTCTCGGAACGGACCGACGACGACGAGGAGAAGGCCGAGGTCGTCCGGGCGCTCGCGGCCGACGTGGCCGAACGCGCCCGCTCGCGTGACGCGATGTACCGCACCATCGGCATCAAGGCCGTCACGACCCCCTACGACGTGAACACCCGCGCCGAGTCGCTCTCTGGGCCGGTCGACGACCCGGAACTCGTTCGGGAGGTCGCGCTCGACCTCCTCTCCGAGTTCGACGGCGAGACGGTCCGCAAGCTCGGCGTCCGGGTCTCGAACCTCTCCTTCGGCGCCGGCGAGCAGGCGACGCTCGGCGGCTACGAGGGCGGCGAGACCGACGAAACCGTGGAGGCCGGCCGGTCCGGGGAGTCCGGTGAACCGGGCGATTCGACCCCCGGAAGCCCGGACGGCGACCGGCGCGAGGATCGAGGGGGCGGCTCGGCCGACCCGACGCTCGACGACTGGGCCGAGGAAGCCGGCGTCGTGGACCCCGACGTCGACGCCGACCCGGGCGAGCGCGAACGCCGGCGCCGGTCGCCGAACGGGCAGGTCTCGCTCGGCGAGTTCGAGTGA
- the lrpA1 gene encoding HTH-type transcriptional regulator LrpA1 — protein MSTTSTADRILEVLEQDAQASYAEIAERAEVSKPTVRKYINQLEDDGVIVGYSADVDPKKLSGKTIALVGIEVDSERYVEATRELKALESVESLYTSSGDHMFMAEVHAADGDELGRTISEEIGHIEGVTAAHPSVLQERLK, from the coding sequence ATGAGCACCACCTCCACGGCCGACCGCATCCTCGAGGTTCTCGAACAGGATGCGCAGGCCTCCTACGCCGAGATCGCCGAGCGGGCGGAGGTGTCGAAGCCGACCGTCCGAAAGTACATCAACCAGCTGGAGGACGACGGCGTCATCGTCGGCTACTCGGCGGACGTCGACCCGAAGAAGCTGTCGGGCAAGACGATCGCCCTCGTCGGGATCGAGGTCGACAGCGAACGATACGTCGAAGCGACCCGCGAACTGAAGGCGCTCGAGTCGGTCGAGTCGCTCTACACCTCCTCGGGCGATCACATGTTCATGGCCGAGGTCCACGCCGCGGACGGCGACGAACTCGGTCGCACCATCAGCGAGGAGATCGGTCACATCGAGGGCGTGACGGCGGCTCACCCGTCCGTGCTGCAGGAACGACTGAAGTAA